The window ATCGCGGTCTGGAGCTGACCCGAAGCGCTGGGATTGCGGGCCATGCCCTCCAGGGCGGCAACGGCGGCCTTGGACTGGCCGAGCGCGCCGGCGAGGGCGGCAATGGCAATGGCCATGGCGGCGGAGAAGCCGACCAGACCCTTGTCGGTGAAACCGCCGTAGGCGGCCTCTTCTGCGGCAAAAGCCGGGGCGGCGGTGAGGGCGAATGCCGCGAAGGCAAAAACGCTGAGCGCAATCTTGTTAAGCATTGGGAATTCCTTTCCTCCTTGGGATGTGCGTGCGCCTTTTTCTGCGGTTTGAAACTTCAAACCATTGAAAACTTTAGTGATCGTGTGCCGTGGCCAGCGCGATGTACACCATCGAGAGCAGGGTGAACACCAGCGCCTGGATGAAGGAAACAAAGGTTCCAACTCCCAGGAAAACCGCCGGGACGACGAGTTTTACCAGATCCGAGAAAATCGCGATCACCAGGTGATCGCCGAAGATATTGCCGTAGAGACGAATGGCCAGCGAGGCCGGACGCACCAGATGGCTGACCAGCTCGATGACGAAGAAGAGCGGGGCGATGAAAATGACCGGGCCCATCATGTGCTTGAGGTAGCCGGCCAGGCCGTTCTCTTTGATGCCATAGACGTTGTAGCCGATGAAAATGACGCCCGAGACAGCCAGGTTCGTGTTGATGTTGTCGGTGGGGGGCAGGAACCCCGGAATCACGCCGAGCATGTTCGCCACGAAGATGTAGAGAAAGGTCGGCGCCATCAGCCACATGTATTTGCGACCGTCGTGACCGATGATGTCGTCGCACAGATTGGCGAGGCCGCCCACGGCGAGCTCGGCGACGTTGGCCATCGTAAACTTCTCATCGGGAATGCGCGCGTCGGCACGCTTGCGGAGGCTGCCCACCGCCGCCAGAGAGAAGATGGCGAGGAAGGTGAAAGTCACACCAGCCATCACGACGTGGATGTAGTGGTGGCTGTCATGCAGAAACAGGTCAAACCAGGAATGATGTCCCATCGGCCGTGTTGATCCTTACCAAACGCTCAAGAATTCTCTGCGTGTTCGCCCTCGGGCCCCAGGCTGCCCGGCTGCTGCTTGCGAAGGCCATCGGCCACGATCCCAAGCAGCAGTGTTGAAAAACCAATCAAAAATCCGATGCGGCTGATCGGAGTCCGGGTCATCAGCACGAAGAGCCCACCGTAGAGAACGACGAACTTTCCAAATGCCACAAAGCCCAGAATCACTTTGCGCCGCGGGGTCAGGGGCTCACTCTCGCGCCCGGCCAGCATGCCGGTAACCAGCGTGCGGAGCATCCAGAGATTGGCGAAGGCCACCAATCCGCCGATGCCGGCGCCGGCCGCTACGTGCGAGCCCATCAGGGGAACCAGTGCCAGGGAAACCACAACCGTGAGCGCGAGTACCGTTGTCTCGATGCGCTCAGTCCCGGCCGTCTGTTTGGTCGCCTCCGGCGGCATTGTTACTTCCCGATCCGTAGCGTTTGAGAATCTGCAGTAAGTTCCAGAACCCGCCTACGAATCCCGTTGTCAGCAAAATCAGGAACAGCCAGGGGCTGGTTCCGAAATTCTCGTCGGCCAGGGCGCCCAGAAAGGCGCTTCCGCCGAGAACCGCTCCCAGTTGGCTGGCGGCGGCGGCGAGGATACTCACCTTCTGCCAGCGTTTGGGGCTCGTTTGCTGCTTGTCGCTGGTTGTCATTCCCCTGCCAGCGTTTCGCGCGGGGAAACCCTCCCCAGCGCGCGCATTGGGTAACACACCCTCTCGCAGCGTGTCAACTATTCCGGGCACTTCCCCGGGGCTTTATTTCCCCAGTCATTCCGGCCACTTGAAGGCGCAATTTTGTCGCCCCCGCGCGCGTCCCGAAGCCCTAGCGGGCCAGCGCCGCAAGAACCCGCTCGGCGGCCCGAATTGTCTTTCGAATCTGGGCCTCTGTGTGCGCCAGGGAGAGGAATCCGGCCTCGTAGGGCGAGGGCGCAAGATAAATCCCCTCTTCAAGCATCCCCCAGAAAAAG of the Chrysiogenia bacterium genome contains:
- a CDS encoding AtpZ/AtpI family protein, whose protein sequence is MTTSDKQQTSPKRWQKVSILAAAASQLGAVLGGSAFLGALADENFGTSPWLFLILLTTGFVGGFWNLLQILKRYGSGSNNAAGGDQTDGRD
- a CDS encoding ATP synthase F0 subunit C, translated to MLNKIALSVFAFAAFALTAAPAFAAEEAAYGGFTDKGLVGFSAAMAIAIAALAGALGQSKAAVAALEGMARNPSASGQLQTAMIIALALIESLVIYGLLIAFFLQGKVTL
- a CDS encoding ATP synthase subunit I, with protein sequence MPPEATKQTAGTERIETTVLALTVVVSLALVPLMGSHVAAGAGIGGLVAFANLWMLRTLVTGMLAGRESEPLTPRRKVILGFVAFGKFVVLYGGLFVLMTRTPISRIGFLIGFSTLLLGIVADGLRKQQPGSLGPEGEHAENS
- the atpB gene encoding F0F1 ATP synthase subunit A, translated to MGHHSWFDLFLHDSHHYIHVVMAGVTFTFLAIFSLAAVGSLRKRADARIPDEKFTMANVAELAVGGLANLCDDIIGHDGRKYMWLMAPTFLYIFVANMLGVIPGFLPPTDNINTNLAVSGVIFIGYNVYGIKENGLAGYLKHMMGPVIFIAPLFFVIELVSHLVRPASLAIRLYGNIFGDHLVIAIFSDLVKLVVPAVFLGVGTFVSFIQALVFTLLSMVYIALATAHDH